A single genomic interval of Thermus caldifontis harbors:
- a CDS encoding carbohydrate kinase family protein — translation MRFFVVGDVSVDLLFFVERIPEPGEEVPSRRALMKPGGAGATLAVQLSSLGHRVYLAGRVGQDPFAELALSRVREVGVDLRHLQEDPDHTTSSVLILLVPGGERAMVSAEGASRYLDPALFKPRFLDQADAVVLSAYALVGGPSRSYAVEVLEAARKREMPIFADLGTGAVRVAGKELLRYLRGVSWLLMNQTELLALTQASSLSEGVARLREEGFHRLAIKVGAMGSIVVTPEGEELIEPFPVEDIVDSTGAGDAYTAAFAHAILSGKSPLEAGRLANLAGALAATAIGAQGRLIRLEDLEVAVG, via the coding sequence ATGCGGTTTTTCGTGGTGGGCGACGTTTCCGTGGACCTGCTCTTCTTCGTGGAGCGCATACCGGAGCCGGGGGAGGAGGTTCCTTCCCGCCGTGCCCTGATGAAACCGGGAGGCGCTGGGGCCACCTTGGCGGTGCAGCTTTCCAGCCTGGGCCATCGGGTCTACCTGGCGGGCCGGGTGGGACAGGACCCCTTTGCGGAGCTGGCCCTTTCCCGGGTGCGGGAGGTGGGGGTGGACCTCAGGCACCTTCAGGAGGATCCCGACCACACCACCAGCTCCGTGCTGATCCTCCTGGTGCCCGGGGGGGAAAGGGCCATGGTGAGCGCCGAGGGGGCAAGCCGGTACCTGGACCCGGCCCTCTTCAAGCCCCGCTTCCTAGACCAGGCGGACGCCGTGGTCCTCTCCGCCTACGCCCTGGTGGGAGGGCCCAGCCGCAGCTACGCGGTGGAGGTCCTCGAGGCCGCCCGCAAGCGGGAGATGCCCATCTTCGCCGATTTGGGGACGGGGGCGGTGCGGGTAGCGGGTAAGGAGCTTTTGCGTTACCTCCGGGGGGTAAGCTGGCTCCTCATGAACCAGACGGAGCTTCTGGCCCTGACCCAGGCTTCCTCCCTTTCCGAGGGGGTAGCCCGCCTCCGGGAAGAGGGTTTCCACCGCCTGGCCATCAAGGTGGGGGCCATGGGGTCCATCGTGGTCACCCCGGAAGGGGAGGAGCTCATTGAGCCCTTTCCCGTGGAGGACATCGTGGACTCCACGGGGGCCGGGGATGCCTACACCGCCGCCTTCGCCCACGCCATCCTGAGCGGGAAAAGCCCCTTGGAGGCGGGCAGGCTGGCCAACCTGGCCGGGGCCCTGGCCGCCACCGCCATCGGCGCCCAGGGCCGGCTTATCCGCCTAGAGGACCTGGAAGTAGCGGTGGGCTAG